In Brassica napus cultivar Da-Ae unplaced genomic scaffold, Da-Ae ScsIHWf_1230;HRSCAF=1757, whole genome shotgun sequence, the genomic stretch ctacAAAAACACATCagtttctcggttcggttcggtttaaaaccgaaccattcgggttgggaaaatcttcaaccgaatggtttgaaatagactttggttcagtttgaatcggtttcggttcggttggtACGGTTCGACTCGGttcggttcttttttttttcccaccCCTAACTTGTAGTGTATGTTTAACTTCAACCTGTTTATTCATTAGCTCCTTTCCCATCTTTAGCTTTTATTGGTCCATAAggactacttttttttttttgagaattggCTTCCATAAGGACTAACTACTTTACTACTAGATTAAGGCTAGTATAAACTTAAACCTATTTCTCAAAAGCTACGATCTCAAGCTATATGACCGTTAGTCATATccatgtaaaatttattttgcattttaatagaataccattaaacaaaataaggtaataaaaaaataaaatagcagattaagatttttatttcttttcaaaaaaaaaagattaagatTTTTATGGTATATAATAACGCAACAATGAAGCTTACGTTTTGGTAGATTTcgattttttcattaattataaaattttaacatgtGTGCTctatataagaaatattttaaaatgtaaacgTGAAAACATGTTGAAATCTATAACaaaaacactatatatatacatactcgGGAATCAATTCAACTAATTAATGCTATAGTTCAGCCGATACCACCGGCGTGGACCGGTTCCGCCTCCTTTTTTTACGTGCTCTATGCACTTTAGTATGACTACCACCGAACTTCAACCGTCCTGTATCCCTAAACCGGTCCTTCTCAGCTGTCAAAATCACACATTCCGGCGGAGGCACCGCGTATCGTACGGTATCATAACAATACGAATAATACATGTAACGTTCTCGGAACCGTCGCATTGCAGCTGCTTGTTTAGGACTAATGGTTGAGTAATCGCTGGTCATGAGAAGTTGGTCAGAGGCAGAACAATTGATATTGTTGTAGTTATCTCTGGTCAGAGTGGTCAGTGACTCGGAGACATTACAACCATCGAGAGCAATGTCTTTGAACTCGGAGACGAAAGGTGAGAATGTGTAGTCAACGCTGAATTTACCGCCGGAAGTTGCCCAGCTTGAGGCGTCCCAAATGGTTGCGTAGAGAGACATTGGCTTTTGTGGGTAGTCTCCAttcatttcttcttttcttttgatttctCTTATTGGCACATCGTCTacccaaaatctgaaaattgtAACTAAACAACATTGTTATATTGAACTTTTCTATACCATATTTTATTGGCTAATTAGAGCAAGTTTTACCATGTGGTTTCAAATCTTGATGACCTAAACTGATTCAATCTTAATCAAACTAGGTTTAATCCCATATACTTTACAAATGCATAAATAAATTCAGTCAACAATGAAAATTATTACCCTCATGCATGTAAATCAACAAggtgtacatatatatattgcgTTCACTAAAATACACAGCATGTCAACAACCACTTACGTTTCATGCACAGTACACTATCAAAGCTATTCAAACCACATGCACTATCTTTTTCTTGACTTAGAAAAAAACTCCTTTTCTAGATCACCTAACTATGagtttttctttaataaaaattagCTCGAAACAATACTATTTTACTCTCCAAATCATTTACctaacaatttttaaaacaatgatCATAAgttgttgagaaaaaaaaaagagtgggAAAGAGGAAACTAACATTATTTTGGTAGGGTTCCAAAGGATGCTATAACGGTGAAACTCCTTGGAAGGATCAAACCAAAGACGGTAACGTTCTTCGCGGCCACGGCTTGTGCTACCGTTTCCATACATATTCGTCTGAAACCGCCACGGCTTCCCTTCAACGTTCCCTAAAAACTCTATGTCTAATTCGTCGTGGTTCTTCACAAACACATCGCCGTTTGATGTCTGGATTGAATATTAATTCACATTCA encodes the following:
- the LOC111212240 gene encoding probable xyloglucan endotransglucosylase/hydrolase protein 29 isoform X1 — translated: MRDLIYRQLKVMVMMMVIVSWRCVLGLENINPIFFDEGLSHLFGESNLIRSPDDRSVRLLLDKYTGSGFISSSMYQHGFFSSLIKLPGANTAGLVVAFYTSNGDVFVKNHDELDIEFLGNVEGKPWRFQTNMYGNGSTSRGREERYRLWFDPSKEFHRYSILWNPTKIIFWVDDVPIREIKRKEEMNGDYPQKPMSLYATIWDASSWATSGGKFSVDYTFSPFVSEFKDIALDGCNVSESLTTLTRDNYNNINCSASDQLLMTSDYSTISPKQAAAMRRFRERYMYYSYCYDTVRYAVPPPECVILTAEKDRFRDTGRLKFGGSHTKVHRARKKRRRNRSTPVVSAEL
- the LOC111212240 gene encoding probable xyloglucan endotransglucosylase/hydrolase protein 29 isoform X2 translates to MKVFLIYLVNLISFDLLMIAAFDYSSTNTPTSNGDVFVKNHDELDIEFLGNVEGKPWRFQTNMYGNGSTSRGREERYRLWFDPSKEFHRYSILWNPTKIIFWVDDVPIREIKRKEEMNGDYPQKPMSLYATIWDASSWATSGGKFSVDYTFSPFVSEFKDIALDGCNVSESLTTLTRDNYNNINCSASDQLLMTSDYSTISPKQAAAMRRFRERYMYYSYCYDTVRYAVPPPECVILTAEKDRFRDTGRLKFGGSHTKVHRARKKRRRNRSTPVVSAEL